Proteins from a genomic interval of Papaver somniferum cultivar HN1 chromosome 4, ASM357369v1, whole genome shotgun sequence:
- the LOC113272695 gene encoding pentatricopeptide repeat-containing protein At3g16010-like, translated as MPMDEFLPEDNYEDGPVNLVSPQESRMIEFVDSSDYWVVQRKELADQMWERWTARRRRRVIDTALLIFDHMKDLKCEPDTITFNTVLAILGRVGRVDELLHQFSSMKETDMVPNIVSYNTLITSLRKLGRMDLCLVFLQEMCERGLKPDLLTYTALIEGFGRLGHTEEALRLFGDMKTRGVRPSIYIYRGLKKVMAPHRSWVEAEDNVLVDILTELTLDGKWKSDTGFKSGYLKVIEQKLTEKLPTCGLTTTNIDSRIKTLKKHAMAINEMVTIGSGFEFDYINNKLVCEKSLFDDWAKSHTNAKGLYGKAFPHLDALVEIFAEDRANGKGAASLAEELEEIEKEGEQEKEEENDQQQSNQSESNSGKGRRKRVRSSSFGIVSGESSGDSNGLSLMANSFSKFVTGTLDHFEAVRVSLAQEADVNKRLFEELNKIDGLTEDEVIDAASIILDSSTKTKVFFGMGEEKRSNYVKNKILK; from the exons ATGCCTATGGATGAATTTCTACCCGAAGACAATTATGAAGATGGACCAGTTAATTTGGTTTCTCCTCAAGAAAGTCGAATGATAGAATTTGTTGATTCCTCAGATTATTGGGTtgttcagaggaaagagttagcTGATCAAATGTGGGAAAGATGGACTGCACGTAGACGTAGACGCGTA ATTGATACAGCATTGCTAATATTTGATCATATGAAGGATTTGAAATGTGAACCAGATACTATCACATTCAATACAGTTTTAGCAATTTTGGGCCGTGTTGGTCGTGTCGATGAATTGCTACATCAGTTTTCTTCAATGAAGGAAACCGACATGGTGCCAAACATAGTCTCTTACAACACATTAATCACCAGTTTGCGAAAACTGGGAAGGATGGATCTGTGCTTAGTTTTCCTGCAAGAAATGTGTGAAAGAGGACTTAAGCCAGATCTCCTTACCTATACTGCTTTAATTGAAGGATTTGGGCGGCTAGGGCATACTGAGGAAGCACTGAGACTCTTTGGAGACATGAAAACAAGAGGTGTACGTCCTTCTATATACATTTACCGTGGATTGAA GAAAGTAATGGCACCTCATCGGAGTTGGGTAGAAGCTGAAGATAACGTATTGGTTGATATATTGACGGAACTTACGCTCGATGGCAAGTGGAAAAGTGATACCGGATTTAAATCGGGCTACTTGAAAGTTATTGAGCAGAAACTAACTGAGAAACTACCAACTTGTGGGTTAACTACTACCAACATCGATTCTAGAATCAAGACTTTGAAGAAACATGCGATGGCCATCAATGAAATGGTAACTATTGGCAGTGGGTTTGAATTTGATTACATAAACAACAAGCTTGTGTGCGAAAAAAGTTTATTTGATGACTGGGCTAAG TCTCATACAAATGCAAAGGGACTGTATGGGAAAGCATTCCCTCATTTAGATGCATTAGTTGAGATATTTGCTGAAGATAGGGCAAATGGTAAAGGGGCTGCTTCACTTGCTGAAGAACTAGAAgagatcgagaaagaaggcgaacaagaaaaggaagaagaaaatgatcaaCAACAAAGTAATCAGTCCGAGTCAAATAGTGGTAAAGGTAGAAGGAAAAGGGTACGTTCATCATCCTTTGGCATTGTATCCGGTGAATCAAGTGGAGATTCAAATGGCCTTAGTTTGATGGCTAATTCGTTTAGCAAATTTGTGACGGGTACACTTGATCACTTTGAAGCGGTTCGTGTGTCCCTTGCTCAAGAAGCCGATGTCAATAAACGCTTGTTTGAGGAGTTGAATAAGATAGATGGGCTCACTGAAGATGAGGTGATAGATGCCGCATCTATTATTCTCGATTCATCTACAAAAACAAAGGTTTTCTTCGGCATGGGGGAAGAAAAACGATCCAACTATGTGAAGAACAAGATTCTTAAGTAA